In one window of Branchiostoma floridae strain S238N-H82 chromosome 14, Bfl_VNyyK, whole genome shotgun sequence DNA:
- the LOC118430243 gene encoding uncharacterized protein LOC118430243, with protein sequence MPATVGGNHYSRAELLKLRGRLPVSGTTKDELVQCGIWHARGCRAGRKRGENIQVVTNNRPKRYEDFKIVENMKARQRCLTPIRKEGQPLVGIRADNNNKRLPMPKILLINARSLCNKMEECSILLHSMNIHVAVITETWFDPDLPDAQWDIDGYHLFSKPRQGKKGGGVAIYVNNNIQAQIIDVSIPADLECLWIKMRPPRLPRELSSVVVCAVYIPPGSPHSGDLINHLLTVVDELRSTSPDVGLCIAGDFNRTDLQDICRGNQLRQIVDVPTRMDATLDCIITNPDHLYLPPALLSPLGSSDHNIVHLVRSRVTRPMPDSRIRSFGQWLVSHDWYEVLTADDVQTKTNNFYHTLVEKLNQHFPAKVCQMHTNDKPWLSPNIKTLMKQRQQAFKSGENDRYKELRNKVQRIIKRARGNFYKDKVKSLKKENPSKWYQMLKSMTNTTRRELTLNIEGTPTADHKATANAINEVLCAVTCSLEKLDLGKLPVPPFLPAKPIEEIQPWEVYNELRNINTRKAAGPDDIPNRTIKEFSYEISTPLTHILNASLAEGVVTVQWRQANIVPLPKSRPPSIEELRPISLTPVLAKVVERFVATRLYSDIKENIDPTQFGCLAGRSTTHCLVYYQSTCENL encoded by the coding sequence ATGCCGGCTACCGTGGGAGGGAACCACTACTCCAGGGCGGAATTGCTGAAGTTACGAGGCCGGCTCCCCGTCTCTGGGACCACGAAGGACGAACTGGTCCAATGTGGAATCTGGCACGCAAGGGGATGCAGGGCTGGTCGTAAGAGGGGCGAGAATATCCAAGTTGTAACCAACAATCGTCCAAAAAGGTACGAAGATTTCAAAATAGTCGAGAACATGAAAGCGCGCCAAAGGTGCCTAACCCCAATTAGGAAAGAAGGACAGCCATTGGTCGGGATAAGagcagacaacaacaacaaacgtctCCCCATGCCGAAAATTCTTCTGATCAACGCCAGATCACTTtgcaacaagatggaagaaTGTAGTATTCTTCTCCATTCCATGAACATTCATGTTGCTGTCATCACGGAAACGTGGTTTGACCCCGACTTACCTGACGCACAGTGGGACATCGACGGATACCACCTTTTCTCGAAACCTCGTCAAGGTAAGAAAGGTGGAGGGGTTGCCATTtatgtcaacaataatattcaGGCACAGATAATCGATGTTTCAATCCCTGCCGACTTGGAATGTTTGTGGATAAAGATGCGGCCACCACGTCTTCCACGGGAACTATCCAGCGTTGTTGTATGTGCTGTTTACATTCCACCGGGATCACCGCATAGCGGAGACCTCATTAACCACCTGTTGACTGTTGTGGACGAGCTACGGTCGACGTCCCCTGATGTCGGACTCTGTATCGCTGGGGATTTCAACAGAACAGACCTTCAAGATATCTGCAGAGGAAACCAGCTTCGTCAAATTGTGGACGTACCAACCAGAATGGATGCCACTCTggactgtataataacaaaccCGGACCACCTGTACCTCCCACCTGCACTGCTCTCACCACTGGGCAGCAGCGatcacaacattgtacatcTCGTGCGGTCGAGGGTCACCAGACCAATGCCGGACTCAAGGATAAGGTCGTTTGGCCAATGGTTAGTCTCACACGACTGGTACGAGGTCCTCACAGCGGACGACGTCCAAACTAAGACCAACAACTTCTACCATACGTTGGTGGAGAAACTCAACCAGCATTTTCCTGCAAAGGTATGTCAAATGCACACCAATGATAAACCTTGGCTTTCCCCGAACATCAAAACCCTGATGAAACAAAGACAGCAAGCTTTCAAGTCAGGGGAGAATGACAGATACAAAGAATTACGTAACAAGGTGCAACGAATAATCAAGAGAGCGAGAGGAAACTTCTACAAGGACAAAGTCAAATctctaaaaaaagaaaatccctCAAAATGGTATCAAATGCTAAAGTCTATGACCAACACAACTAGAAGGGAACTCACACTTAACATCGAAGGAACACCTACTGCTGACCACAAGGCAACAGCAAACGCCATTAACGAAGTGCTCTGTGCCGTGACATGTTCACTTGAAAAACTGGACCTGGGCAAACTACCGGTACCCCCATTTCTTCCAGCGAAACCCATAGAGGAAATTCAACCGTGGGAGGTCTACAATGAATTGCGCAACATCAATACGAGAAAAGCCGCTGGACCCGACGACATTCCCAACCGTACCATCAAAGAGTTCTCGTACGAGATTTCTACCCCGTTAACGCACATTCTCAATGCTTCACTTGCAGAAGGGGTTGTAACTGTACAGTGGCGCCAAGCCAACATCGTTCCTCTGCCAAAAAGCCGCCCTCCGTCCATCGAGGAACTCCGACCAATCTCTCTCACACCAGTGCTGGCAAAGGTTGTGGAGAGATTCGTGGCGACCCGACTCTACTCAGACATTAAGGAAAACATCGACCCTACCCAATTCGGCTGTCTTGCAGGCCGGTCTACTACCCACTGCCTAGTATATTATCAATCAACTTGCGAAAACCTCTGA